From the genome of Pradoshia eiseniae:
TTAAAAGTAATATTCTGCTTACTACACAGCTTTACCAACTTTTTACTTATTGTATCACAATCCTATAGTTCCTGCCTTTTAAATAATTTGATTGCTAAGATTAGCAAAACCGCTATCAATGCCATCAGAACAAGCATAGGAGCCATGATTGGCCCATCCTGTCCAATCATGACCTTGCCAGCGTTATCAATCAGTGCTGAGGGTGTATATTTCTCTATCCCAGCAGGAAAATACTGACCAAGCTTCGTTAAAGCAAGATAGCTTCCATAGCTGATAAATCCCGCAAAAACCGCGCTCTTCATAATAGAAGAAAACAGGAGCGTCAGTGTTACACACAGCAGGATTAAGATGAGGTACGGCAGGGTTCCTTGGACGATTGCTCCCCAGTCCATTTTCCCGTCAAAGAGAACCCTCGTATAATAGACGGTCAACAGCATCCCGAACAAGAAAGAAACAACCGATAGCATTGAATAGGCCGCCCATTTGGCCAATAAATAGCCGCTTCGGCCAGTTGATTTGGATAATACGAGCGCTGAGCTCCCTTTCTCCCGCTCTGAGGCCACGGTCCCCATCATGACGAGAATGAGCACGATTAAGCCAAGCTGCTCAAAGTTAGCAAATATCCCGGCAAGAATATCACTCGCCGTGCTCTCAGGGACCACAATCACTGTTCCTTCTGGAAGATCCTGCTCAATCAGGCTTGGAAGAAGCTTCATCGTTATCGGGAGTGTCACCATAATGATGGCAAACGCAAATGGGACGATGATCAGCTTATAAGACCGTTTCAGTTCCAGCCATTCCTTCCAGAGCATTGCTCCAAATATCGCCATTACGCATTCACCACCTTGAAGAAAATATCCTGCAGAGACAAAGCCTCTATCCGGTAATCCGTAATGACGCCTGCCTCCTCTTGAATAATCAAAGGCAGCTGAGCCTTTGCCTTCTCCAAATCATTCACCACAACACGATAGGATGTGTTTGATGCTTCGATACGCTCTGCCCAAGTCTGACTTGTGACAGCCTCGACGATTGTTTGATTTGGAGCGAGAAGCTGGAATTTGATGGCGGAGCCGGCATATTCCTTTAGCAAATCTTGCTTAGCGGAAGATAATAATAATTGCCCTTTATGCAAAATGAGGATATGATCAGCCGTTTTCTCCACATCATCGAGGATATGGCTGGACATGAAAATCATATGGTCTCTCTTCAGCTCCTCAATCAGCTCGAGAACCTGATGACGGCCCATAGGATCGAGAGCTGAAACAGGCTCATCCAAAAGCAGCAGCTTCGGCTCATTAATAAGCGCCTGTGCAAGACCAAGCCGCTGTTTCATCCCGCCGCTATAGCCGCCAATCTTCCGCTTCCTGGCCTCCCATATGCCGCATCTCTTTAACAGACGCTCAGTGCGAAGCTTAATCTCCGTTTTGCTCAGCCCGAATAGCTTACCAGATAACATCATCCACTCCTCACCCGTCATATAATCATAATAGGCTGGGTTTTGAGGCAAATAGCCAATCAGTTTGGCTATATTCTTCTGGTCCCTCTCTACATCATACCCTTCAATTTGTATCCGTCCTGAAGTCGCCTTAGCTAGACCAGCCATGATTCGGATGGCGGTTGTTTTTCCAGAGCCGTTGCTTCCAATGAACCCATAGCACCCCGGCCCGTCAATGGAAAAGCTTATTCCCTTCAACGCGGGAAAGCCTTGATAGGATTTGGTCAATTTTTCGCATCTTATCATCTTAATTGTCCTCTTCTTGTATGAAGTCCTTCTTGCCTGCGACCAAATATAGAACAGGGCCAATCGTCGAGAACAACAGGATGACAATCACCCAAACGAACTTCTTCTCTCCCTTGACTCCCCTTTTATCCCTTTTGGCCAAATCGACTAAAGCAATAATCTTTAGGACAAATTCCATGAGTATAAGCGGAAGGATTATTTGCAATTGCTGACTCATATAACTCACCTCAATTTTTATTATTAAGTATTTAAGTAAAGACTTAATTATAGTATAGTGGATTTTTTTCTTAAAAAGAATAAAAATATTACTTGCAGAATTCTTTTTAATTTCACAATTTAGTCACAATATGTTACGATAATTGTAACAATATTATTAAATATTTCCTGAAAAGGATGGGATTACATGAAAATTAAACATTACGCATTATTAACTGTATCTATTATTTTCGCTATAATCGGACATTTTAAAGTATCTACTAGTGTACAGCCAAACGGTATTGAAATTTATACAAACCCTTCTGTCTTAGCAAACATTTCAAACGGTGTCCTTTTAGGGGGAGTCTTATTCTTCATCGGTATGGCTATTTTAACCTATTCCCTTTACCACATCGTGAAAGAACACGCTTAATAAATAATAAGGTTCCCGCAGTCTCACCATGAGACTGCGGTTTTTTTGTTTGGCCGTTTTCGTAACGTTTGTTGCTTTTGTATAAACAGGGAAGCTTCTATCCATCTTGCGGTACAATTGAGTGGAGAGCACCTTCTTGAACAAAAGGGGAGTTTAGCGGAAGAAGGATTTAGTATACTTAAAAAAATATATATAAGAATCTTTATATTTAGGAGAGCTACTTATATGGAGGTCAAAATGGTGAATAAACTTATATTAGGAATAATGATGACTGTATCTATATTCTATTTATCAGGTTGTTTTGATTCTGAAACTAAAACCTCCGTTGAGACACATCCAGATGCAAAAGAGGTATTAAGTCTGAATGAAAATGCAAATATTCTCCAATGGGAAGGATTAATATATGAGACTGATATTGAATGGGTAAATGAATTAGAACTTATCAAAAAAGGATCGGTTGGCGAGATTACTGGATTATTTACAAACGGAGACGCCAAATTATTTAAAAACGGTATGGCAAACAAATTACCAATAGGAGCAAAAATTTATTCAACAAACACAAATGGCATTTTAATTGTTGAATACAACGGCGAAGAAAAGTATTATTTAGCTTTAGTCGAAGGGTAATAGCCATCTCATAAGGATAATCATATTTGTGAAATTATGTACTTAAAGTAACAGGGGCGATAGTCCAATAACAAGTGCAGCCACTTCCTTTTTGGAGGTGGCTATTTTCATATCAAAAACAAGCATTAAACAATTGAAATAATCCTTTGTCCCGGATAATCTTTTGATTAAATTTCTATATTTAGTCCTGCTACCTATTCCACTCCCGATCTTATCAAACATCTTGGCACTCCGCATGAACTGACATCCTCCATTCACCTAAAAGAAAAACCTCCATCCTTCTCCAATTCACCTCCCTCTTCCTCTTTCTTTGCCTGACCCTCATGGTAATTCTCCATCATTTTCGGTTTCATTCGTTTTTTTAGGCGAATTCCGCTAGAAAACAGACTCCTCTGATGAATAACAACTTGTTTTGAGAGCTTTTGTCATGAGGCAGGAAAAGCTCGCCACGCATGAAGAATACATGTACACAAGAGAAAAATAAAACCTATAACAAGTTGAAGGGACTGTTTAAATATGAAAGACAATCAAATCTTAAGAGCATATTCAATTAAAGAGGTTTCACGCAAAATCAATGTTCCGGCTGGGACCATTCGCCAATGGGAAAAAGATTTAAATGGTGTGCTGGCCATTCCCCGTTCTAAGCAAGGCTCCCGCTTTTATACTGAAGTGGAAATCGCGATTCTGAAAAGGATCAAGGAAATGCGAGATAAAAATTTAAGCAAGGATATCATTAAGGAGATGCTTCAGAAGCATCTGAAAGATGGCCAGAACTTGGCTAAGAAACCAGATTCAAAGCTCCCTTCCGAATTGACCGCAACCTCTGTGGCGGTCATCGAGAAGCCGCAAGAGCCGAAGCTTGAGGTTGAGGAATTCCTGCATGCGATGGATGCCTATAAGACGCAATTCATGAAGGAAATGAGCAATGAGATGCGCAATAACCGGCATCTAATGATTGAAGAGGTCAAAAAGGAAATCTCACAAGGCTCCATTGATACCATCAAAGGCTTATCAAAGTCGATTCAGCGATCAACTCTAAAAACAAACAGCGAGCTCAAACAATTATCTCAAAACGTTTCGAGGTCTTCAGAGCGTACCTCTGAAACAGTCGAAACCTTGACTAGGAGCATTGCGAAGTCCTCAGAAGGCGCCTTTGAATCGTTTTCCAAACGAATATCTGAGGCAGCAGCCGAAGGCTATCGTGACCTGCTCTCTGACCTCTCCTCTTCCGTGTCTGAAGCGCAAAGCGAGATCAAGAGCGTAACGGAGGCCATATACCAGGACCGCGAGCAATACTTTGAGACGATGAATAAGGAGCTTGAGCAATACAGGCACGACATCAGACAACGCGAGGAAGCCTTCCAGCAAATGGTCACGAGCTTCCGTGATGCGGCCCCAACAAAGGAAAAAGAAAAAGAGAAGGAAAAACCAAAAACGATCAAGCTCAAAGAACATAAGAAGGAAAAAAATAAGGATAAGCTGAAAACAGTCCAAACGAAACCGGCCAAGAAGGCTCCTGTGCAAGAGGCTGCCCCGGAAGAAAAAAAGTGGTGGAATTTCCGAAGAAAAAGTAAATGACCGATTAGTCCCATGAAAAATTAATTCTAAAAAGAAAGGTGAATATAAAATGAATACAAATGATATCGCCAATTCATTAGGCGTTTCCTCAAGCACCGTCAAACGCTGGGTAAAACAATTAGGGATTGAGCCAAGCCGGAATGCTAAGGGCCATTTTATCTACACACAGAGTGAATTTGACCAGCTGTACACCTTCCATCAGGACCAGCTAAAACAAGAGAACCCGCTGACATTCCTTCCGCCTGAAAAGGATGAACAAGTGCATAAGCTTGAAGACAAAGTTCAGCAATTACAGCTGCAGCTCTATAAAAAGGCAGATGGCGTTACCTCTGTCCAGCTTCTTAACCATCGCCGCGAGATAGAAGATTTGCTCGAAGTAGTTGAAAAGCTCGAGGAACGGATTGAGCAACTTGAGATGCAGATGAACAAATCAAAAAAACCGCCTGCTAAAGTGGAGCCAATCTCACTTGATGGTCCCCTTACCTCAAAGAGGAAGCGCAAGCGTAAAATCATGGGCATGATGTTTGGATTATAGATTAAGAAAGCTGGGGATACCCCCGGCTTTTCTTATGCCCAGCTTGTCATTCATCTGTTATGATGGAAAAGACTGCTATAGGGAAAGAAGGGAATGCGATGAACTACCAAGCAAACAGCGCACGTTATGAATCAATGTCATACAGGCGATCTGGCAAAAGCGGGGTGCTATTGCCGGCTATTTCACTCGGTCTATGGAAGAACTTCGGCGGAGAGGTACCGTTTGAACAATCACGCAAAATGGTATTAAGAGCATTTGATCTTGGTATCACTCATTTCGACTTGGCCAATAATTATGGACCGCCATATGGTTCAGCCGAGGAAACATTCGGTCATATCTTGAAGAAGGATTTGCTCCCTTATCGGGATGAGCTGCTCATTTCGACCAAAGCAGGCTATGATATGTGGCCGGGACCATACGGCAATTGGGGTTCGAGAAAATACTTGATTGCCAGTCTAGACCAAAGCTTAAAACGGATGGGACTAGAGTATGTCGATATCTTCTATTCGCATCGTCCAGACCCGCACACCCCGCTTGAGGAAACGATGGGAGCACTCGATTATGCGGTCCGTTCCGGAAAAGCGCTTTATGCAGGCATATCGAATTACAGACCCGAGGAAGCAAAGGAGGCTATCTCCATTCTGAGAAGGCTCGGTACCCCTTGCTTGGTTCATCAGCCGCGCTATTCCATGATCGACCGCTGGATTGAGGATGGGCTGTTAGACTTGCTTCATGAAGAGGGAGTCGGCTCCATTGCATTCAGTCCGCTTGGCCGCGGCAGACTTACGAATAAATATGTCCTGAAGCTCGAGGCTGAAGAGAGCCGCTCATCTGAATTAAGGCTCTTTACTGAGCTTTCGAATTTTGCGGGCAATCGCGGACAAACCTTGTCACAGCTTGCCCTTTCCTGGGTTTTGCGTGAAGGCGGTGTAACCTCTGCCATCATCGGGGCTAGCCATGTTAGCCAAATTGAAGAAAATATGCAAGTCCTAAGCCAGCCTCCATTGACTTCAGAGGAATTAACTGAACTGGACAGCATTTTATCTCATTCCCATATAGGATAAAATGAATCTGCCCCCTTCCATCGAAGGGGGCTTTTTTTCTTCCGCCACATTCCTATTCTAAAATCTCTGTTTGGACCTGCATGAGAGTTTCACTTTTACATATATATAATTAAGATTCATTCATAAGCATGACATTATCTTCTTTTTGACGAAAGATAGCCTTAGCCTTTATGATTAATAGTTATAGAGATGACGTTTATCAATATTATAAATTTATAGAAAGACTGTGAGGTGAATCCCATTTGGATTCAAATTTATTATTAGCATTTTCATTAACCTTGATGGCTGGTTTGGCAACAGGGATAGGAAGCTTAATTGCCTTCTTGACGACACGTACTAACAAAGCCTTCCTCTCTATATCTCTCGGTTTCTCTGCTGGTGTCATGATATATGTATCGATGGTTGAGATTTTTGTAAAAGCGAAGGATGCCCTTGTCGGTGAACTCGGTTATGAACGTGGTTACACAATGACCGTAATCGGATTTTTCTTCGGAATTCTGCTGATAGCCATTATTGACCGGGTTATCCCAAAGCAAGGGAATCCTCATGAACCTCAGAAGGTAGAAGATATGAACAAACCAGCCAGCGAGATACAAAACCAGGCGCTAATGAAGATGGGGGTATTTACCGCCCTTGCGATTGGCATTCATAACTTCCCTGAAGGCATCGCAACCTTTACTTCAGCTCTCCAAGACCCAGGTCTTGGTATCGCCATAGCAGTTGCCATCGCGATTCACAATATTCCGGAGGGCATTGCGGTTGCTGTTCCCATTTATTTTGCGACAGGCAACAAAAAGAAGGCCTTCAAGCTATCCTTCCTATCAGGTCTTGCAGAGCCTGTCGGTGCGCTGTTTGCCTATTTGATTCTCATGCCGTTCTTAAATGATTTAATGTTCGGCTTCATCTTTGCTGCCGTTGCTGGAATCATGGTTTTCATCTCACTTGATGAACTTTTGCCCGCAGCGAAGAAATATGATGAAAGTCATCATGCCATATATGGACTCATCGCGGGTATGGCCCTTATGGCAATCAGTCTCCTGCTATTCATTTAAAAAAACGATGCCCTCTTTTTAGTAGGGCATCGTTTTTTATTTATCAAGTGATGTATACCTTTTCACCGCTGCCTGCAGGGTACCTGATGTAATCGCCCTGTCTTCAAATGTGATTCCAAGGGAAACCATATGACGCACGATTTCGGGCCTTAATCCCGTTATGACAGGCTTACATCCCATCATAGTCGTTCCATCAATCATCTTTAGGAATTGATCAATCACAGCCCCATCCATTTCGGCAATACCAGATAGATCAATAATTAAGGTCTCGATATGTAATTCATCAATAGCGGTAAAGACCTTCTCTTCAATGATTCTGGCACGATGGTCATCCAGCACACCAATCAGCGGTAAAATACACATATCTGAGGTAATCGGAATAATTGGAACAGATAAGTTCTCGACCAGCTGCTTTTGGTGTTCAAGCAATTGGTCCTTATAATCAGAGTAGCAAATAAAGAAAGTATTTAAGAATTGATCCAATTGATCGTTAATTTGCTTTTCTAGCGTGAAGAAATCAGACGCGTCATATTCTAGATCCTGCTCGTCGACAAATTTATTCAAAAGCTTCCACAATGTTCTTCTGATTGCCTGCACCCATTCAAGCTTGAACGTCAATGTCAGAGAATGTGTCGCCCATGCAATTCCCTCTTGTTTGGCAAAAGCACGTACATCCTTGTCACTTTGGTCCATAACATAGACAACTAGTTTTTGGGCGTTGTTCAATAAGTCGATATTGCCAATCAGCAGAATCTCCTCAATCTTATCACGAACATTAACCGCCTCTGAAAGTAATTGTTCCTGAAAATAATCTCGATTCTCCTGAAAATATTCTTTTATAAATGTACTTGTCTCAAAGGCTGCCTGCATTCCCTCTACCTCCTCGAATTTTATTATGATAATCAAAAAGATTTTAGCAAACAACGATCTAAATGGTAAAACAGTTTGCCTATTTGATGCAGTTATTTATATGCACACATCTCTAGCTCTCCATGACTCTAGTAAGCTTCCTTTTTGTTTCTTGTAACTGATGAGCTTCAAGGCACTGATTTTCTTCATCTTCTACATAAAAATCTGCAAAATTCTGCCCCTCATATCTTGGGATAATATGCAGATGAAAGTGAGTTAATTCATCAAATATTCCGCCATTTTGGCATACAGTAATACCGTCTGGATGAAACACTTCCTTTAGCGCTCTTGATACAATTCCTGCCGCTTCCATGACCGAGCTTGCCGTACGTTTATCCATTTCATCAAAATAGCGAATATGTTTCTTAGGCATCACAAGAACATGTCCTTCGTTGAAAGGAGCGTGGTCCAGGATGCAGCATACATCCTCATTTTCCCATACAACATGCACGGGTTCTTGCTGATTTGCTAATTGGCACCCAAAACAAATCATCGAGCTACCTCCTTCTTCTTTGCGCAAATGCCCATTAACTAATTTTACCTCGAAAATAATAAAAGAGTCCAATTCCTACTCGAATTGAACCCTAGAATAAACCGGTGAAATCATATTCCAGCCTCATCCAACATATACATATTATTACTCTATTTCCTGTTATGCGGAGGAGATGTATGATTAACACGAACAAACGATATGGATTATTGTTATTAAACATATTCATTCTGCTGCCATTAATATTTGAAACACACAATCCATCCTTAGCGATTTCCTTTTCAGGCCTTGCTTATATCCTATGCCCGGTTATCAGCTTATTAGGAATTCTTATGCTGGCAAAGACCCATTATCCTGCATCAATTCATAGTATTTTTATATTATTAGGCCATAGTATGATTCTTGTATTTATATTAGTGCGTCTTATATTCTTCTATCATTAGACCGTGCTATTGGCTGCAGAGTGACTCCGCTTTTGAATCGCATTGACACCCATTACAACAGCAATCATTTCACCTATCTCTATGTCCTGTTTTTCCTGGCTCATCTCAAAGGCAGGTGTGCTGAAGATGGAGTTCACCTTCTTAAATTGTCCGACCCGTTTGCCTTTCTCAGTAAAGATTTCATATGTCTTAGAGAATGGTTCGCTTTCGACGCGGTAGATTCCTCTATTATGAGCGGTATATTCATATTTCTTCGTAAAGAAACTAAATCTAGCTCTCAGAAAGCCAAGTTCCTCTCCCGCTTGATTGGTCACGATCCATTTGTTGCTGAAGATAGGGAATTTCCCGCTAATCAGGATATTGCCCTGCAAATCAAGCACATCAATTGTCGAGGTAAATGCGCTTTTTAAATCAAGCTTTCCGACAACTTCTTTGTTCTTTGTATAAATATCCTTTTGCCCGGTGGAAAAGAAACTGTCCGAAAAATATAATTGTGAATAGTTCACCATAACTCCCCTTTCTCCATATAATTGACTCCTTCTTCGCTACACTTGGCGGTATTGATTCAGAATCAAAAGCTCCCTGTCATTCACAAATGTGTTTATCCATTTCTTTTCTACATCTGTAAACTCGATTCCTGCCCCTCCATACAATTAATGAAACAAAGGCTTTGCTTACGCGCTCACCTGTTCACTAGAACTCTCAAAGGTGGTGTTATAAATGGATTGGAATCTGTTCGGAGCACTCGCTATCGCCGTATTCCTTATCCGATGGGACCAGAAAAAGCTAACCATCATCTCCTTATGCAAGGAATTAACCATTCTTGGCCTTTTCATTTTCCTCCTGTCCAAGTATTTAGAGAAATCTAGCATCACCCTCTCTGTCTTCTCTCATATTCCCGAGCATATGGAGGTTTGGTTTGCCGCAACGGTTATGGCAAGCTTTGTGCTTTGCCTCTCTTTTAAAGGATGGCAGTTCCTGCATACCAGCAATAGCAATCACAAGCATGAATGAGGCATAAAAAGACCGAAGACATAGGCTTGTCCTCGGTCTTAAAAATATTATATTTGAGTGATATTGCTTAATATTTTTTCTTCAACTAATTTTGCGAGATAATCAGGAACGGTTAAATACAATAGCCCATTTCCCACTAGTTTAGGAGAGTTTCCTAACGGGATTGTCCGCTTGATTAGCTGGGCATAAAGCTCCGGCTCCTTTAATTCACGCTCAAAGCTTTTATTGGCCAAAACCTTGATTAAAGCCATGGCGCCTGATACGTGCGGGGTAGCCATGGATGTGCCTGACAAAGTGGCATATTTCCCGTTCAGATAGGTGGAGATAATTTTCTCGCCTGGTGCTACTAGATCAACTTCATTATTGGAATTCGTAAAAGGAGATGAATTCCGGTCCAAGTCAATTGCCCCGACGCAGATGACTTCATTATAGCAGCCTGGGTATCCTAATTCGTCAGTTGCATCATCTCCGTCTCCATCATTTCCGGCCGCGCAAACCACGAGGATATTGTTCTTCAGCGCATTTTGAATAGCTTGGTGCAGCTCTGGAACATCCTCCGGGCCGCCTAATGACATGGAAATAACGTCAACTTTCTGTTCAACCGCATAATTAATGCCATTAATAATCCACTCATATTGTCCAGATCCATTCTTATCAAGAACCTTGATGATGAGCAGGCTGGCTTCTGGCGCTACGCCAACGACCCCCTTACCATCATCAATGGCAGCAATGGTTCCTGCCACGTGCGTTCCATGACCATTATAGTCC
Proteins encoded in this window:
- a CDS encoding MerR family transcriptional regulator, which translates into the protein MNTNDIANSLGVSSSTVKRWVKQLGIEPSRNAKGHFIYTQSEFDQLYTFHQDQLKQENPLTFLPPEKDEQVHKLEDKVQQLQLQLYKKADGVTSVQLLNHRREIEDLLEVVEKLEERIEQLEMQMNKSKKPPAKVEPISLDGPLTSKRKRKRKIMGMMFGL
- a CDS encoding MerR family transcriptional regulator; the encoded protein is MKDNQILRAYSIKEVSRKINVPAGTIRQWEKDLNGVLAIPRSKQGSRFYTEVEIAILKRIKEMRDKNLSKDIIKEMLQKHLKDGQNLAKKPDSKLPSELTATSVAVIEKPQEPKLEVEEFLHAMDAYKTQFMKEMSNEMRNNRHLMIEEVKKEISQGSIDTIKGLSKSIQRSTLKTNSELKQLSQNVSRSSERTSETVETLTRSIAKSSEGAFESFSKRISEAAAEGYRDLLSDLSSSVSEAQSEIKSVTEAIYQDREQYFETMNKELEQYRHDIRQREEAFQQMVTSFRDAAPTKEKEKEKEKPKTIKLKEHKKEKNKDKLKTVQTKPAKKAPVQEAAPEEKKWWNFRRKSK
- a CDS encoding HIT family protein, yielding MICFGCQLANQQEPVHVVWENEDVCCILDHAPFNEGHVLVMPKKHIRYFDEMDKRTASSVMEAAGIVSRALKEVFHPDGITVCQNGGIFDELTHFHLHIIPRYEGQNFADFYVEDEENQCLEAHQLQETKRKLTRVMES
- the zupT gene encoding zinc transporter ZupT is translated as MDSNLLLAFSLTLMAGLATGIGSLIAFLTTRTNKAFLSISLGFSAGVMIYVSMVEIFVKAKDALVGELGYERGYTMTVIGFFFGILLIAIIDRVIPKQGNPHEPQKVEDMNKPASEIQNQALMKMGVFTALAIGIHNFPEGIATFTSALQDPGLGIAIAVAIAIHNIPEGIAVAVPIYFATGNKKKAFKLSFLSGLAEPVGALFAYLILMPFLNDLMFGFIFAAVAGIMVFISLDELLPAAKKYDESHHAIYGLIAGMALMAISLLLFI
- a CDS encoding ABC transporter permease; the protein is MAIFGAMLWKEWLELKRSYKLIIVPFAFAIIMVTLPITMKLLPSLIEQDLPEGTVIVVPESTASDILAGIFANFEQLGLIVLILVMMGTVASEREKGSSALVLSKSTGRSGYLLAKWAAYSMLSVVSFLFGMLLTVYYTRVLFDGKMDWGAIVQGTLPYLILILLCVTLTLLFSSIMKSAVFAGFISYGSYLALTKLGQYFPAGIEKYTPSALIDNAGKVMIGQDGPIMAPMLVLMALIAVLLILAIKLFKRQEL
- a CDS encoding STAS domain-containing protein gives rise to the protein MQAAFETSTFIKEYFQENRDYFQEQLLSEAVNVRDKIEEILLIGNIDLLNNAQKLVVYVMDQSDKDVRAFAKQEGIAWATHSLTLTFKLEWVQAIRRTLWKLLNKFVDEQDLEYDASDFFTLEKQINDQLDQFLNTFFICYSDYKDQLLEHQKQLVENLSVPIIPITSDMCILPLIGVLDDHRARIIEEKVFTAIDELHIETLIIDLSGIAEMDGAVIDQFLKMIDGTTMMGCKPVITGLRPEIVRHMVSLGITFEDRAITSGTLQAAVKRYTSLDK
- a CDS encoding aldo/keto reductase, whose product is MNYQANSARYESMSYRRSGKSGVLLPAISLGLWKNFGGEVPFEQSRKMVLRAFDLGITHFDLANNYGPPYGSAEETFGHILKKDLLPYRDELLISTKAGYDMWPGPYGNWGSRKYLIASLDQSLKRMGLEYVDIFYSHRPDPHTPLEETMGALDYAVRSGKALYAGISNYRPEEAKEAISILRRLGTPCLVHQPRYSMIDRWIEDGLLDLLHEEGVGSIAFSPLGRGRLTNKYVLKLEAEESRSSELRLFTELSNFAGNRGQTLSQLALSWVLREGGVTSAIIGASHVSQIEENMQVLSQPPLTSEELTELDSILSHSHIG
- a CDS encoding ABC transporter ATP-binding protein; amino-acid sequence: MIRCEKLTKSYQGFPALKGISFSIDGPGCYGFIGSNGSGKTTAIRIMAGLAKATSGRIQIEGYDVERDQKNIAKLIGYLPQNPAYYDYMTGEEWMMLSGKLFGLSKTEIKLRTERLLKRCGIWEARKRKIGGYSGGMKQRLGLAQALINEPKLLLLDEPVSALDPMGRHQVLELIEELKRDHMIFMSSHILDDVEKTADHILILHKGQLLLSSAKQDLLKEYAGSAIKFQLLAPNQTIVEAVTSQTWAERIEASNTSYRVVVNDLEKAKAQLPLIIQEEAGVITDYRIEALSLQDIFFKVVNA
- a CDS encoding PLD nuclease N-terminal domain-containing protein; the encoded protein is MSQQLQIILPLILMEFVLKIIALVDLAKRDKRGVKGEKKFVWVIVILLFSTIGPVLYLVAGKKDFIQEEDN
- a CDS encoding S8 family peptidase, which gives rise to MNREMRVIPYQVIEEVEAANEMPKGIEIIKAPEIWKQTKGTGIKVAILDTGADTDHPDLQGRIIGGRNFTTDDNADPDKYEDYNGHGTHVAGTIAAIDDGKGVVGVAPEASLLIIKVLDKNGSGQYEWIINGINYAVEQKVDVISMSLGGPEDVPELHQAIQNALKNNILVVCAAGNDGDGDDATDELGYPGCYNEVICVGAIDLDRNSSPFTNSNNEVDLVAPGEKIISTYLNGKYATLSGTSMATPHVSGAMALIKVLANKSFERELKEPELYAQLIKRTIPLGNSPKLVGNGLLYLTVPDYLAKLVEEKILSNITQI